In uncultured Fretibacterium sp., the DNA window CGGAAGAAGAACGTTTTGAAGGTCGAAGCCTCCGCCCGGCCCGGAGATCGAGGCGAGGGCCACGGAGATGGCGATGCTGTACTCGACCAGCCCGACGACGTCGTCGAGCGCCACGACCTGCAGGAGCGTGTTGACGAAGTCCCCCTTGGCCCCCGTCTGCCGGATCGTCATCATGGTCGAGGCGGGCGCGGTCGCCGAGGCGAGCGCGGCCAGAACGACCGAGAAGGCGAAATTGAGACGAAGGACGTAATAGACGACGGCGAAGGTGAGGAGCGAGGTCAGGCACGCCTCCAGAACCGTTATAACGATCACCTTCGTCCCGTTCTTCCGCAGCACCGACATCCTGAAAAACTCGCCCGTGCTGAACGCGATGAAGGCGAGCGCGATGTCCGGCAGAAAGTCCGTGCCGTCGATGATTTTTTGGGGGACGAGGCGCAGACAGTAGGGCCCGATCAGGATCCCGGAGACGATATAGGCGGTCACGTCGGGCAGCCTCAGGCGCTTCGTCAGGCGCGTTGCCACAAACCCGGAGAACAGCATGAGCGCCACGGATATGATGACGGCGGCGGCCGAGGACGTATTCCGAAAGGCGGAGATGTAATCCGGCAACTTTGCCCCTCCATTCTAGGCTCCCGCGGTGACGGCTCACGGCAACGACATCTTCATCTTATAATTATATACGTTGTGGAGAACTTCGGTACGCCGCGTCCTCGTTCCGGGCCGAAGCCGGGAAAGTATTCGGGGAAACAACCGCGATGTGTAAAGCGGTTTTTTTTGAGAGGAGCGAACGTGATGCTGCTGCAAGAGGAGCGAGAGAGCGTCGTCGATTACTGCCGCAGGCTTGTGACGCACCACCTGACCCGAGGGACGGGCGGAAACGTCAGCGTCTGCAATCGGGAGCGGGGATTGATGGCGATCAGCCCCAGCGGGATGGATTACTTCCGGACCGAGCCGGAGGATGTCGTGGTGCTCGACCTCGAGGGCCGGGTCGTGGAGGGGAGGCGCGTTCCGTCGAGCGAGGTCGATATGCACCGCGTCCTCTACACCGGACGCGAGGACGTCGGGGCGGTGGTGCACACGCACTCGACCTGTGCGACGACCCTGGCCTGCCTGCACGAGGGGCTTCCCCCCGTGCACTACCTGATCGGCTTCTCCGGATGCGACGTCCACTGCACCGAATACGCCCCGTTCGGCTCGTCGGAGCTGGCCCGGCTGGCCTTCGAGGGGATGAGGGACCGCTACGCCGTGCTGTTGGGCAACCACGGCCTTCTGGCGGCGGGGCCCGACATCCGCTACGCCTTCAACACGGCCGAGGAGATCGAGTTCGTCTGCGAGCTCTACTGCCGGGCCCGCAGCATGGGCAAGCCGGTCCTGCTGTCGGAGGCGGATATGGAGGTCGTTTTGGAGAAGTTCAAGAGCTACGGGCAGCGGGACTGACGGGTCGAAAGAGCGGGAGTGGGTACGATGGGAGGGACCGAGGCTTTGAACGAGATCGCGGCGTACGACTCCGACATCAGGAGGATCCTGAACATGGAAGAGGCGTTCGTAAAGACGCCCGAGCTGTGGGTAAATTATCTGATACGGGAGAGGGAGCAGTCCGACTGGGAGAACTACGTGAGGAGCAGAGAGGCCAAGGGCGAGGCCAGGGGCGAGGCCAGGGGCGAGATCAGGGGTAAAGCTGAGGGCAAAGCCGAGGGCATCGCCTTCGTTGCGCGGCGGATGCTGGCGCGGGGGCTCTCGCCCGATCTGATAGCGGAGGACACCGGGCTGTCCCTTGAGGAGGTCCGTGCGCTGCAATCTCAGGCCGGCCCTACGCAGTGAGGCGGTGCGTCCCCGGAGGGAGGGAGCGGACACATGGCCACGCAGGGCCTGGCTTTGCTATAATGAAGCCGACAAGGGGGCGGGGACCATGCGTGACGACGCGTTAAAAAAAGGAAAAAGCGGCCTCAACAGGCTGAACGACAGATTGTTCAAGTACATTTTCGCCTCAAGGCAGCACAAGGCGAACCTGATACGTTTTTTGAACGATGTCCTGGACGACCCCGAGAGGATTATCGCCGACATCAAGTACCTCGACAGGGAACAAGACCCGCCCATCCTTCGGGGAAAGGGGACGCGCTTCGACGTAAGGGCTAAGACGTCCGACGGACGCGTTTTCCAGGTTGAGGTCCAGGTCCGGGATGAGGATGATTTTCTCAAACGCTGCCTCTTCTACACCTGCGCGAATTACACCTCGCAGATCGTCGCCGGCGAGCCCTACGGGCAGCTGGGTGAGGTCGTGTTCATCGCCGTGCTGGACTTCAATACGTTTCCCGACAAGCCGGACGCCTTCCACTCCATCCAGCGGATGCTGGACGTGGAGAACCACAAGTGCTACTGCAGCGGGATTGAGATGCACTTTCTCGAGCTTCCGAAGATGAGGAAGCTGGGGAGAGGGAAATCCCCCGACAGGATGACGGGACTGGAGAGGATGTTGATGTACATGGGTACGATGGGAGGGACCGAGGCTTTGAACGAGATCGCGGCGTACGACTCCGACATCAGGAGGATCCTGAACATGGAAGAGGCGTTCGTAAAGACGCCCGAGCTGTGGGTAAATTATCTGATACGGGAGAGGGAGCAGTCCGACTGGGAGAACTACGTGAGGAGCAGAGAGGCCAAGGGCGAGGCCAGGGGCGAGGCCAGGGGCGAGATCAGGGGTAAAGCTGAGGGCAAAGCCGAGGGCATCGCCTTCGTCGCGCGGCGGATGCTGGCGAGAGGCCTTTCACCCGATCTGGTAGCGGAGAACACCGGGCTGTCCCTTGAGGAGGTCCGTGCTCTGCAATCTCAGGCCGGCCCGACGCAGTGAGGCGGCGCGTCCCCTGCGGGAGGGAGCGGGCGCAGGAGACCTTACGGGCAAGGATATAACCAGGGGACAACAAAAAACGGGCCCCGAAGGGCCCGGAGCTGGGCAAGGGCCGCGACAGATGGGGCGGGGGAGGCCGGCAGCAACTATCCGATCTTGGATCACGCCCCGCCACTCACGGCCTACACAGGCTCA includes these proteins:
- a CDS encoding L-fuculose-phosphate aldolase, which translates into the protein MLLQEERESVVDYCRRLVTHHLTRGTGGNVSVCNRERGLMAISPSGMDYFRTEPEDVVVLDLEGRVVEGRRVPSSEVDMHRVLYTGREDVGAVVHTHSTCATTLACLHEGLPPVHYLIGFSGCDVHCTEYAPFGSSELARLAFEGMRDRYAVLLGNHGLLAAGPDIRYAFNTAEEIEFVCELYCRARSMGKPVLLSEADMEVVLEKFKSYGQRD
- a CDS encoding Rpn family recombination-promoting nuclease/putative transposase, translated to MRDDALKKGKSGLNRLNDRLFKYIFASRQHKANLIRFLNDVLDDPERIIADIKYLDREQDPPILRGKGTRFDVRAKTSDGRVFQVEVQVRDEDDFLKRCLFYTCANYTSQIVAGEPYGQLGEVVFIAVLDFNTFPDKPDAFHSIQRMLDVENHKCYCSGIEMHFLELPKMRKLGRGKSPDRMTGLERMLMYMGTMGGTEALNEIAAYDSDIRRILNMEEAFVKTPELWVNYLIREREQSDWENYVRSREAKGEARGEARGEIRGKAEGKAEGIAFVARRMLARGLSPDLVAENTGLSLEEVRALQSQAGPTQ